A genomic segment from Pseudomonas sessilinigenes encodes:
- a CDS encoding Csu type fimbrial protein, producing MARHGVAALALAGISALSWPVWAALSQSFQVSASIVAGCLVVGGVSNYGSLAFGTQSALSTATVNVALTGGVQLQCTPGVTLNMTVDGGQYNNGGRNMQIASGTARVAYKLFRDAAYSQSLGIGQSVAVAYSDANNISLPIYGQVQLPGNQPGGTYSDVLQVQLSW from the coding sequence ATGGCCCGCCATGGCGTTGCCGCATTGGCCCTGGCCGGCATCAGCGCCTTGTCCTGGCCGGTGTGGGCAGCGCTGAGCCAGAGCTTCCAGGTCAGCGCGAGCATCGTTGCCGGTTGCCTGGTGGTGGGGGGCGTCAGCAACTACGGCAGCCTGGCATTCGGTACACAGTCGGCGTTGTCCACCGCCACGGTGAACGTGGCCCTGACCGGTGGCGTGCAATTGCAGTGCACCCCGGGGGTGACCCTGAACATGACGGTGGATGGAGGCCAATACAACAACGGCGGGCGGAACATGCAGATCGCCAGCGGTACCGCCCGCGTGGCGTACAAGTTGTTTCGGGATGCGGCCTACAGCCAGAGCCTGGGGATCGGCCAGAGCGTGGCGGTGGCCTACAGCGATGCCAATAACATCAGCCTGCCGATCTATGGACAGGTGCAGTTGCCGGGCAATCAGCCTGGGGGGACGTACAGCGATGTGCTGCAGGTGCAGCTGTCGTGGTGA
- a CDS encoding Csu type fimbrial protein, translated as MSALLGVTAGAADLQVQVRVDVARGCQLVGQQRDAGVAQLGTLDFGITARLDDSRGPLGAALGGSRQPRLECNPDTPYQMRIDGGLHGGVGEVRYLAGDDSSGKPIPYRLYQDPARRIPLPVNVPVSGRVPDSGTVDLPLYGRIEPLAEIPRAGGYSDVLKVTLTW; from the coding sequence ATGAGCGCATTGCTCGGCGTAACGGCAGGAGCCGCTGACTTGCAGGTGCAGGTCAGGGTCGATGTGGCGCGTGGCTGCCAGTTGGTGGGGCAACAGCGCGACGCCGGGGTGGCCCAGCTCGGCACCCTGGACTTCGGTATCACCGCACGGCTGGATGATTCCCGCGGCCCATTGGGCGCGGCGCTGGGTGGCAGTCGCCAGCCACGCCTGGAGTGCAATCCCGATACCCCCTACCAGATGCGCATCGATGGCGGCCTGCACGGTGGCGTCGGTGAAGTGCGCTACCTGGCTGGCGATGATTCTTCCGGCAAGCCGATCCCTTACCGTCTCTACCAGGACCCGGCGCGACGTATCCCGTTGCCGGTCAATGTCCCGGTCAGCGGCCGGGTGCCGGATTCCGGCACGGTGGACCTGCCCCTGTACGGGCGTATCGAGCCCTTGGCCGAGATTCCCCGGGCCGGGGGCTATTCCGACGTATTGAAGGTGACCTTGACCTGGTAG
- a CDS encoding Csu type fimbrial protein, translating into MKGKTWTIIALGSLCLVVDDAQAAISGQFQARLVITASCQVSSGGSATHPVTDPGMLDFGQQGPTWVNPIKASLTNSADGQLQVACNPSVTGFTVSINGGLNGDGTTRRLSNGRLTIPYRLFVDASGSDSYSIGQQRNFAVSSGSRIPIPVFGSVVANTRAVPAGVYTDTLTITLDW; encoded by the coding sequence ATGAAAGGCAAGACCTGGACGATCATCGCCCTGGGTTCGCTGTGCCTGGTGGTCGACGATGCGCAAGCGGCCATCAGTGGGCAGTTCCAGGCGCGCCTGGTGATCACCGCCAGTTGCCAGGTCAGTAGCGGTGGTTCCGCCACCCACCCCGTCACGGACCCGGGCATGCTCGACTTCGGCCAGCAGGGGCCGACCTGGGTCAACCCGATCAAGGCGAGCCTCACCAACAGTGCCGACGGCCAGTTGCAGGTGGCTTGCAATCCCTCGGTCACCGGCTTCACGGTGAGCATCAACGGCGGCCTCAATGGCGACGGTACGACCCGGCGCCTGAGCAATGGACGCCTGACCATCCCTTATCGATTGTTCGTCGATGCTTCCGGTAGCGACAGCTACAGCATCGGCCAGCAGCGCAATTTCGCAGTGAGCAGCGGCAGCCGGATCCCCATTCCGGTGTTCGGCTCTGTGGTCGCGAATACCCGCGCGGTTCCGGCAGGGGTCTACACCGACACCCTGACCATCACGCTGGATTGGTAA
- a CDS encoding fimbria/pilus outer membrane usher protein: MSQDSARRFRCWSGVLAGLWGLALSAPLQAGELPPPPANMESMADAQLFLELVINQMDTGKVVAVEQRAGRLYMQAQALRETGVKLPQALDRDVDLEALPGLHSDYDSQGQRLLLDVPPDWLPEQLIGSRQVYPRTPALSSFGAVLNYDLYLNDTDDGGTYLAAGNEVRLFDSWGTLSNTGQYRRTLSGARDLSLNNGYRRYDTTWRFSDDERLLTYEAGDVVSGALPWSSSVRLGGVQVSRDFGVRPDLVTYPLPQFAGEAAIPSSVDLFINGYKSSSTELQPGPYTLTNIPFINGAGEAVVVTTDALGRQVSTTVPFYVTSTLLQKGLTDFSVAAGTLRQDYTLRDFSYGPGVTSASLRYGLSDSLTLESHAEGSQSLALGGLGGNLRLGQFGVLNTALSQSRFDGSGGQQLSFGYQYNSQRYSLAYQRMQRRDRYADLTVVDRPYTSLSQRSEQLTLSLNLERFGSLGAGYFDVRAADATRTRLLNLTWSKPLWHNSSFYLSANREIGNSQWAMQAQLVIPFDLHGSLSLSNERSKNGENRQRVNFSRSVPLEGGVGYNLGYATGDGPDYRQADVTWRLQSVRLQAGVYGTREAETRWADASGSLVWMDRQVFAANRIDDAFVVVSTGGYKDIPVRYENQLVGQTDQNGHLLVPWSSAYYRGKYEIDPLNLPSNVQSPNVEQRVTVRRGSGYLLEFPLTRVIAASIVLVDAHQQELPLGSTVTHQPSGARAVVGWDGLVYLENLSAHNTLEVGLADGKGCQVQFDIDMQQQQVPLIGPLVCQ, from the coding sequence ATGAGCCAGGACTCGGCTCGTCGTTTCCGGTGCTGGAGTGGAGTGCTCGCAGGCCTGTGGGGCCTGGCACTGTCCGCGCCTCTGCAGGCCGGTGAGCTGCCCCCGCCACCGGCGAACATGGAGTCGATGGCCGATGCACAGTTGTTCCTGGAGCTGGTGATCAATCAGATGGACACAGGCAAGGTGGTGGCGGTGGAGCAGCGGGCGGGACGGTTGTACATGCAGGCCCAGGCCCTGCGGGAGACCGGCGTCAAGCTGCCACAGGCGCTGGATCGAGACGTCGATCTCGAAGCCCTGCCGGGCTTGCACAGCGACTATGACAGCCAGGGCCAGCGCTTGTTGCTGGACGTGCCGCCGGATTGGCTGCCAGAGCAACTCATCGGCAGTCGCCAGGTTTATCCGCGGACCCCGGCGCTGAGCAGTTTCGGCGCAGTGCTCAACTATGACCTGTACCTGAACGACACCGACGATGGCGGGACCTACCTGGCAGCGGGCAACGAGGTGCGGTTGTTCGACTCCTGGGGAACCTTGTCCAATACCGGGCAGTACCGGCGGACCCTGTCCGGGGCTCGCGACCTGTCCTTGAACAACGGCTATCGGCGCTATGACACCACCTGGCGCTTTTCCGATGACGAGCGCTTGCTCACCTACGAGGCCGGCGACGTGGTCAGCGGCGCCTTGCCCTGGAGCAGTTCGGTGCGCCTGGGTGGGGTGCAGGTGTCCCGGGACTTCGGCGTGCGCCCGGACCTGGTGACCTATCCCTTGCCACAGTTCGCCGGGGAGGCTGCGATACCGTCCTCGGTGGACTTGTTCATCAACGGCTACAAGTCCAGCAGCACCGAACTGCAACCTGGCCCCTATACCTTGACCAACATCCCCTTCATCAATGGCGCCGGCGAGGCCGTGGTGGTCACCACCGACGCCCTGGGGCGGCAGGTCTCCACCACGGTGCCGTTCTATGTCACCAGCACCCTGTTGCAGAAGGGCCTGACGGATTTCTCGGTGGCTGCCGGGACCTTGCGCCAGGACTACACGCTGCGGGACTTCAGCTATGGCCCGGGGGTGACCTCCGCCAGCCTGCGCTATGGCTTGAGCGACAGCCTGACCCTGGAAAGCCATGCCGAGGGCTCGCAGTCCCTGGCCCTGGGCGGGCTTGGGGGCAACCTGCGGCTGGGGCAGTTCGGCGTGCTCAACACCGCGCTCAGCCAGAGCCGTTTCGACGGCAGCGGTGGCCAGCAATTGAGCTTCGGCTACCAATACAACAGCCAGCGCTACAGCCTGGCTTACCAGCGCATGCAGCGCCGCGACCGATACGCCGACCTGACGGTGGTCGACAGGCCCTACACCAGCCTCAGCCAGCGCAGCGAACAACTGACCCTGAGCCTCAACCTGGAGCGCTTCGGCAGCCTGGGGGCGGGGTATTTCGATGTGCGCGCCGCAGACGCGACCCGTACCCGCTTGCTGAACCTGACCTGGAGCAAGCCGCTATGGCACAACAGCAGTTTCTATCTGTCGGCCAACCGCGAAATCGGCAATAGCCAATGGGCCATGCAGGCGCAATTGGTGATCCCGTTCGACCTGCACGGCAGCTTGAGCCTGAGTAACGAGCGCAGCAAGAACGGGGAGAATCGCCAGCGGGTCAATTTCAGCCGCTCGGTGCCGCTGGAGGGCGGCGTGGGCTACAACCTCGGTTATGCCACCGGCGATGGCCCGGACTACCGCCAGGCCGATGTCACCTGGCGCTTGCAGTCGGTGCGCCTGCAGGCCGGGGTCTATGGCACGCGTGAAGCCGAGACGCGCTGGGCCGATGCCAGTGGCTCACTGGTGTGGATGGACCGCCAGGTGTTCGCCGCGAACCGTATCGACGACGCGTTCGTGGTGGTCAGCACCGGTGGCTATAAGGACATCCCGGTGCGCTATGAGAACCAACTGGTGGGCCAGACCGACCAGAACGGCCATCTGCTGGTGCCCTGGAGCAGCGCCTACTACCGCGGCAAGTACGAGATCGATCCGTTGAACCTGCCGAGCAATGTGCAGAGCCCGAATGTCGAGCAACGGGTCACGGTACGCCGTGGTAGCGGCTATTTGCTGGAGTTTCCGCTGACCCGGGTGATCGCCGCCAGCATCGTCCTGGTGGATGCCCACCAGCAGGAACTGCCCCTGGGCAGTACCGTCACTCACCAGCCGAGTGGGGCGCGGGCGGTGGTGGGCTGGGATGGCCTGGTGTACCTGGAGAACCTCTCGGCGCATAACACCCTGGAGGTGGGCCTGGCGGACGGCAAGGGCTGCCAGGTGCAGTTCGATATCGATATGCAACAGCAGCAGGTGCCATTGATCGGCCCGCTGGTCTGTCAATGA
- a CDS encoding fimbrial biogenesis chaperone, giving the protein MRLSVRGLRACSYLILAGLLSGAPGAWAASSVLIWPIDPVLEADQQASALWLENRGSETANLQIRVFAWSQSDFADQYQNQRDVIGSPPVAKIEPGQKQLVRLTRTRDIAPGQELAYRIIIDEIPSPTPATSQEEAKSVAAIRFQMRYSVPLFAYGAGLWSKEDTTRARDPKSIGVPNLSWRKVNAEGKTFLEMRNQGAVHARLTDVAFKQGGQSRPLAPGLLGYVLPGAVMRWPLPETLASDANLQLRINGAPQVQDLPPSR; this is encoded by the coding sequence ATGCGTTTATCTGTACGGGGCCTGCGGGCCTGCAGTTACCTGATACTGGCCGGGCTGTTGTCCGGCGCCCCGGGAGCCTGGGCCGCCAGTTCGGTATTGATCTGGCCTATCGATCCGGTGCTGGAGGCGGACCAGCAGGCCAGCGCGTTGTGGCTGGAAAACCGTGGCAGCGAGACTGCCAACCTGCAGATCCGGGTCTTCGCCTGGAGCCAGAGTGATTTTGCCGATCAGTACCAGAACCAGCGCGATGTCATCGGCAGCCCGCCGGTGGCGAAGATCGAGCCCGGGCAGAAGCAACTGGTGCGCCTGACCCGGACCCGGGACATTGCGCCGGGGCAGGAACTGGCGTACCGGATCATCATCGACGAGATTCCTTCCCCCACGCCCGCCACTTCCCAGGAGGAGGCCAAGAGCGTGGCCGCCATCCGTTTCCAGATGCGTTATTCGGTGCCGCTGTTCGCCTATGGCGCGGGGCTGTGGAGCAAGGAGGATACGACCCGGGCCAGGGACCCTAAGAGCATCGGCGTGCCGAACCTGAGTTGGCGCAAGGTGAACGCCGAGGGCAAGACCTTCCTCGAAATGCGTAACCAGGGGGCTGTGCATGCGCGGCTGACGGATGTTGCCTTCAAGCAGGGCGGGCAGAGCCGTCCCCTGGCGCCGGGCCTGTTGGGCTACGTGTTGCCTGGGGCCGTGATGCGCTGGCCGTTGCCGGAGACCCTGGCGAGCGATGCGAACCTGCAATTGCGGATCAATGGTGCACCGCAGGTCCAGGACCTGCCGCCTTCACGCTGA
- a CDS encoding Csu type fimbrial protein has translation MHAFVSRLGLTLLGLILFNQAQAATTVTGQISASLILTSSCLVNGVGGTTGLNFGALNFGTTNSLFTEADAQVLQGGGGALSIQCSSGTSPTLKIAAGINDGKSTGGTRALYDGVANYVPYDLYTDSAHTQLVAINGVINLGASTGAAQSVNLYGKATGKAGLPAGTYTDTVSVVLSF, from the coding sequence ATGCACGCATTCGTATCCAGGCTGGGCCTGACATTGCTGGGCCTGATCCTGTTCAACCAGGCCCAGGCCGCCACCACCGTGACCGGGCAGATCAGCGCTTCGCTGATTCTCACCAGCAGTTGCCTGGTCAATGGAGTGGGCGGTACCACTGGCCTGAACTTCGGTGCCTTGAACTTCGGCACCACCAACAGCCTGTTCACCGAGGCGGATGCCCAGGTCTTGCAGGGCGGCGGCGGGGCCTTGTCGATCCAGTGCTCCAGCGGCACTTCACCGACCTTGAAGATTGCCGCCGGGATCAACGACGGTAAATCCACCGGCGGGACCCGGGCGCTGTACGACGGCGTGGCCAACTACGTGCCCTACGACCTGTACACCGACTCGGCCCATACCCAGCTGGTGGCGATCAATGGCGTGATCAACCTGGGCGCCAGCACTGGGGCTGCGCAGAGCGTCAACCTTTATGGCAAGGCCACAGGCAAGGCGGGACTGCCGGCGGGTACCTACACCGATACCGTTTCGGTCGTGTTGAGTTTCTGA
- a CDS encoding YebC/PmpR family DNA-binding transcriptional regulator, producing the protein MGAQWKVKHKEAAANAKGKIFGKLVKEITIAARNGADVATNAHLRLVVEQAKKASMPRETLERAIKKGSGQLGETVQYHRVTYEGFAPHQVPLIVECVTDNVNRTVAEIRVAFRKGQLGASGSVSWDFNHVGMIEASPDTPDADPELAAIEAGAQDFEPGEEGATLFLTEPADLDAVQKALPEQGFTVLSAKLGYQPKNPVSGLSDEQMAEVEAFLEGLDNHDDVQDMFVGLAG; encoded by the coding sequence ATGGGCGCACAGTGGAAGGTTAAACACAAAGAAGCAGCAGCCAATGCCAAGGGCAAGATCTTCGGCAAGCTGGTGAAGGAGATCACCATCGCTGCACGCAACGGCGCTGATGTAGCCACCAACGCCCACCTGCGGTTGGTGGTCGAGCAAGCGAAAAAGGCCTCGATGCCTCGCGAAACCCTGGAGCGTGCGATCAAGAAAGGCTCGGGCCAGCTGGGCGAGACCGTGCAGTACCACCGCGTGACCTACGAAGGTTTCGCCCCGCACCAGGTGCCGCTGATCGTCGAGTGCGTGACCGATAACGTCAACCGCACCGTAGCGGAAATCCGCGTGGCCTTCCGCAAGGGCCAGCTGGGCGCTTCGGGTTCGGTGTCCTGGGATTTCAACCACGTGGGCATGATCGAAGCCTCGCCGGACACCCCGGATGCCGATCCGGAGCTGGCGGCCATCGAGGCCGGCGCCCAGGATTTCGAGCCGGGCGAAGAGGGCGCGACCCTGTTCCTGACCGAGCCTGCGGACCTGGACGCCGTACAGAAGGCCCTGCCGGAGCAAGGCTTCACCGTGCTGTCGGCCAAGCTGGGCTACCAGCCGAAGAACCCGGTCAGTGGCCTGAGCGATGAGCAGATGGCCGAAGTCGAGGCGTTCCTCGAAGGCCTGGATAACCACGACGACGTCCAGGATATGTTCGTCGGCCTGGCTGGCTAA
- a CDS encoding Csu type fimbrial protein, which produces MHALVSRIGWPLLGLLMASTANAATTVTGQITSTLILTSSCQVNGVGGTTGLNFGALNFGTTNSLFTTASGQVLGGGGGALSILCSAGTTPSLTVQGGSNDGKSTGGTRALYDGVANYVPYDLYTDAGHSQLLAINGVIALAPSTGVAQTVNIYGQAVGKAGLPAGTYTDTVSVQLTF; this is translated from the coding sequence ATGCACGCGCTTGTATCCAGAATCGGTTGGCCATTGCTGGGCCTGCTCATGGCCTCCACGGCCAATGCAGCGACCACCGTCACCGGGCAGATCACCTCGACCCTGATCCTCACCAGCAGTTGCCAGGTCAACGGGGTGGGCGGTACCACCGGGTTGAATTTCGGCGCCCTGAACTTCGGTACCACCAACAGCCTGTTCACCACGGCCAGCGGCCAGGTGCTGGGGGGCGGGGGCGGCGCTTTGTCGATCCTGTGCTCGGCCGGCACCACGCCGAGCCTCACCGTGCAGGGGGGCAGCAACGACGGCAAGTCCACCGGCGGGACCCGGGCGCTGTACGACGGCGTGGCCAACTACGTGCCCTACGACCTGTACACCGATGCCGGGCATTCGCAGCTACTGGCGATCAACGGCGTGATCGCCCTGGCGCCGAGCACCGGCGTGGCGCAGACCGTGAACATCTATGGCCAGGCCGTGGGCAAGGCCGGGCTGCCGGCGGGTACCTATACCGACACGGTGTCCGTGCAGTTGACCTTCTGA
- a CDS encoding MFS transporter, with translation MNKQIGTIKRWRVQIFAITWIAYAAFYFTRKAFSVAKLGIADDPDFTLDKMAMANLDAIYLAAYAVGQFTWGMFADRFGPRVVVLGGLLISAIAALVMGSFATLPVFATCMLVQGLAQSTGWSGLCKNIGSFFPAEQRGRVLGLWSSCYAFGGLVASPFAGWWAYTLVGTWHAAFISSAAVVGVTALLFFIFQRNTPQDVGLPAVEEEPAAQEPAQGCRLGVWAPLRAILRNRTVLVLGLAYFLLKPARYAILLWGPVIVYEQMPSVGKVGAAIVPTAFELAGLLGPIMIGLASDKLFGARRMPACVLSLLALTLSLGLFMGALHSGSVALVVALLFVMGLTLYGPDSMISGAAAIDFGAAGAGATAAGFVNGCGSVGAILGGLLPGYFDTVTVFLLFAGCALVAALLLVPFWNSRPTGSEPEPVAVPGERLLAKPLRS, from the coding sequence ATGAACAAGCAGATCGGCACCATCAAACGTTGGCGCGTGCAGATTTTCGCCATCACCTGGATCGCCTACGCGGCGTTCTATTTCACCCGCAAAGCCTTTTCCGTCGCCAAGCTGGGGATCGCCGACGATCCCGACTTCACCCTCGACAAGATGGCCATGGCCAACCTCGATGCCATCTACCTGGCGGCCTACGCCGTGGGGCAGTTCACCTGGGGCATGTTCGCCGACCGCTTCGGCCCGCGGGTGGTGGTACTGGGCGGCCTGCTGATTTCCGCCATCGCGGCGCTGGTCATGGGCAGTTTCGCCACCTTGCCGGTGTTCGCCACCTGCATGCTGGTCCAGGGGCTGGCGCAATCCACCGGCTGGTCGGGGTTGTGCAAGAACATCGGGAGTTTCTTTCCCGCCGAGCAACGGGGACGGGTCCTGGGGCTGTGGAGTTCGTGCTACGCCTTTGGCGGCCTGGTGGCCTCGCCCTTTGCCGGTTGGTGGGCCTACACCCTGGTGGGGACCTGGCATGCGGCGTTCATCTCCAGCGCCGCGGTGGTGGGTGTGACCGCATTGCTGTTCTTCATCTTCCAGCGCAATACCCCGCAGGACGTGGGCCTCCCGGCGGTTGAGGAGGAGCCCGCGGCCCAGGAACCTGCCCAGGGTTGCCGCCTTGGGGTTTGGGCGCCGTTGCGGGCGATCTTGCGCAACCGCACGGTGCTGGTGCTGGGGCTGGCCTACTTCCTGCTCAAGCCGGCGCGCTACGCGATCCTGCTATGGGGGCCGGTGATCGTCTACGAGCAGATGCCCTCGGTGGGCAAGGTCGGCGCGGCGATCGTGCCCACGGCCTTCGAGCTGGCCGGCTTGCTTGGGCCGATCATGATCGGCCTGGCCTCGGACAAGCTGTTCGGCGCCCGGCGCATGCCGGCCTGTGTCCTCAGTTTGCTGGCCCTGACCCTGAGCCTGGGACTGTTCATGGGTGCGCTGCATAGCGGCAGCGTGGCGCTGGTGGTGGCGCTGCTGTTCGTCATGGGCCTGACCCTGTACGGACCGGACTCGATGATCAGCGGCGCGGCAGCCATCGATTTCGGCGCGGCCGGGGCCGGGGCCACGGCGGCCGGTTTCGTCAACGGTTGCGGTTCGGTGGGGGCGATCCTCGGCGGCCTGTTGCCGGGCTACTTCGATACGGTGACGGTGTTCCTGCTGTTCGCCGGCTGCGCCCTGGTGGCGGCGCTGTTGCTGGTGCCATTCTGGAACAGCCGCCCCACTGGGAGTGAGCCAGAGCCTGTGGCGGTCCCTGGCGAGCGCCTGTTGGCCAAGCCCCTGCGTTCCTGA
- a CDS encoding LysR substrate-binding domain-containing protein, producing MSVSHAQLKAFHAVAVHGSFTRAAERLYLTQPAISDQVRKLEERFGVLLFHRNKRSVQLTDLGQRLLAITQRLFVAEAEAKELLQDSQALQTGSLVLAVDAPVHVLAQVARFCQLYPGINVRIETGNTDESLLRLFSYQADLALLGREVDDERLWSLTLCNDPMVAFVSRNHPWAERQSICLADLDDTPMVLRETGSVTRQIVEAEMHRAGLRIRPAIQVEGREAAREAVVAGIGVGVVSAAEFGADSRICALPIVDCQQRMTETLVCLREQRSRRIVATFLDLVLDSQPSSL from the coding sequence ATGTCGGTTTCCCATGCACAGTTGAAAGCCTTCCATGCCGTGGCCGTGCACGGCAGCTTCACCCGGGCCGCCGAACGCCTGTACCTGACCCAACCGGCCATCTCCGACCAAGTGCGCAAGCTGGAGGAGCGTTTCGGCGTCCTGCTGTTTCATCGCAACAAGCGCTCGGTGCAGCTCACCGACCTCGGGCAGCGATTACTGGCCATCACCCAGCGCCTGTTCGTCGCCGAAGCCGAGGCCAAGGAGCTGTTGCAGGACTCCCAGGCCTTGCAGACCGGCAGCCTGGTGCTGGCGGTGGATGCGCCAGTGCACGTGCTGGCGCAGGTCGCCCGCTTCTGCCAGTTGTATCCGGGGATCAACGTGCGCATCGAGACCGGCAACACCGACGAATCCCTGCTGCGCCTGTTCAGCTACCAGGCCGACCTGGCCCTGCTGGGACGCGAGGTGGACGATGAGCGACTGTGGTCGCTGACCCTGTGCAATGACCCGATGGTGGCGTTCGTCTCGCGCAATCATCCCTGGGCCGAGCGCCAGTCCATCTGCCTGGCCGACCTCGACGATACGCCCATGGTGCTGCGGGAAACCGGCTCGGTGACACGCCAGATCGTGGAGGCGGAAATGCACCGTGCCGGGCTGCGGATCCGCCCGGCGATCCAGGTCGAGGGCCGGGAAGCGGCGCGCGAAGCGGTGGTGGCGGGTATCGGCGTGGGCGTGGTGTCGGCGGCGGAATTCGGTGCCGACTCGCGGATCTGCGCCCTGCCTATCGTCGACTGCCAGCAGCGCATGACCGAAACCCTGGTGTGCCTGCGCGAACAGCGCTCGCGACGGATCGTCGCCACCTTCCTCGACCTGGTGCTCGACAGTCAACCGTCCTCCCTGTAG
- a CDS encoding leucine-rich repeat-containing protein kinase family protein, whose protein sequence is MDTLAQLRAGQLAGIKRLDLSCGLTEFPREIFDLADSLEILNLSGNALRSLPDDLHRLPHLRILFCSDNLFSELPQCLGRCAHLSMIGFKANRIERVPAAALPPQLRWLILTDNRIEELPDELGRRPLLQKLMLSGNRLSALPQSLEQCQRLELLRIAANRLTELPPFLLALPSLTWLAYAGNPLESQVDAAALASTPSIPWEQLVLAQRLGEGASGVIHQAQWQAPGQPPRAVAVKLYKGQMTSDGSPLHEMHACISAGLHPNLIRVEGRITGHPQGQDGLVMQLIDPSYANLAALPSLDSCSRDVYPEGVRYNATVILRMARGIASVGAHLHAQGITHGDLYGHNTLFDAQGDCLLGDFGAASFHTQDDTPQSQALQRLEVRAFGILLEELLDRQDGSLAPAQHQGLRELVQRCQQPHVLARPAFEQVIRELDNL, encoded by the coding sequence ATGGATACCCTTGCCCAACTGCGGGCCGGCCAGCTGGCCGGCATCAAGCGCCTGGACCTGTCCTGTGGCCTGACTGAGTTCCCCCGGGAGATCTTCGATCTCGCCGACTCCCTGGAGATCCTCAATCTCAGCGGCAACGCCCTGCGCAGCCTGCCCGACGACCTGCACCGGCTGCCCCACCTGCGCATCCTGTTCTGCTCGGACAACCTGTTCAGCGAACTGCCCCAGTGCCTGGGCCGTTGTGCACACCTGAGCATGATCGGCTTCAAGGCCAACCGCATCGAACGGGTTCCGGCCGCCGCCCTGCCGCCCCAACTGCGCTGGCTGATCCTCACCGACAACCGCATCGAGGAACTGCCGGACGAACTGGGGCGGCGCCCGCTGCTGCAAAAACTCATGCTGTCCGGCAACCGCCTGAGCGCGCTGCCGCAAAGCCTGGAGCAGTGCCAGCGCCTGGAGCTGCTGCGGATCGCCGCCAACCGCCTGACCGAACTGCCGCCGTTCCTGCTGGCCTTGCCGAGCCTGACCTGGCTGGCCTATGCCGGCAACCCACTGGAATCCCAGGTCGATGCCGCAGCCCTGGCATCCACGCCCAGCATTCCCTGGGAGCAACTGGTGCTGGCACAGCGCCTGGGCGAAGGCGCTTCCGGGGTGATCCACCAAGCGCAGTGGCAGGCTCCCGGCCAGCCGCCACGGGCCGTGGCGGTCAAGCTGTACAAGGGCCAGATGACCAGCGACGGCTCACCGCTACACGAAATGCATGCCTGCATCAGCGCCGGGCTGCACCCCAACCTGATCCGGGTCGAGGGCCGCATCACCGGCCACCCCCAGGGCCAGGACGGCCTGGTGATGCAGCTGATCGACCCCAGCTATGCCAACCTCGCCGCGCTGCCGAGCCTGGACTCCTGCTCCCGGGACGTCTACCCGGAAGGCGTCCGCTACAACGCCACGGTCATCCTGCGCATGGCCCGGGGCATCGCCTCGGTCGGTGCCCATCTGCACGCCCAGGGCATTACCCACGGCGACCTGTATGGCCACAACACCTTGTTCGATGCCCAGGGCGACTGCCTGCTCGGGGACTTTGGCGCGGCCTCCTTCCACACCCAGGACGACACACCCCAGAGCCAGGCCCTGCAACGCCTGGAAGTACGGGCCTTCGGTATCTTGCTGGAGGAATTGCTCGATCGCCAGGATGGCTCGCTGGCCCCGGCGCAGCACCAGGGCCTGCGGGAACTGGTGCAACGTTGCCAGCAACCGCACGTCCTGGCGCGCCCGGCTTTCGAGCAGGTGATCCGCGAGTTGGACAACCTCTAG